A single region of the Candidatus Hydrogenedentota bacterium genome encodes:
- a CDS encoding 3-deoxy-7-phosphoheptulonate synthase, translating into MERTQDINVRYLTPLISPREMKEFLPLTEKACDTVVSGREAIRAIHRREDTRLLAVVGPCSIHNEQAAIEYAMRLAAVAKRVSERILVVMRVYFEKPRTTIGWKGLINDPHLDGTFDVSAGIHKAREILLRINEMGMPCATEMLDPITPQYTADLVTWASLGARTTESQTHRQMASGLSMPVGFKNGTDGNLQVAIDAMEAARHPHAFLGIDADGQTCIVNTKGNPDGQLILRGGRSGPNYSPEHIAEARAMLVKRNLEPHILVDCSHANSNKDYRNQPAVMRDVVQQRIDGNGDILGLMIESNLNEGSQPLGSDPSALRYGVSITDSCIGWEQTEALLDDACANLATAGGVAALSK; encoded by the coding sequence ATGGAACGGACACAGGACATCAATGTACGGTACCTGACCCCCCTGATTTCGCCGCGGGAGATGAAGGAGTTTCTGCCGCTGACGGAGAAGGCGTGCGACACCGTTGTGAGCGGGCGCGAGGCCATTCGCGCGATCCATCGGAGGGAAGACACGCGGCTGTTGGCGGTCGTGGGACCGTGTTCGATTCACAACGAGCAGGCCGCGATCGAGTACGCGATGCGCTTGGCGGCCGTGGCGAAGCGCGTCAGCGAACGCATTCTTGTTGTGATGCGCGTGTACTTCGAGAAGCCGCGCACGACAATCGGGTGGAAGGGCCTCATCAACGATCCCCATCTTGACGGCACATTCGACGTGAGCGCGGGCATCCACAAGGCGCGGGAGATCCTGTTGCGCATCAACGAGATGGGCATGCCGTGCGCCACCGAAATGCTCGACCCTATTACGCCCCAATACACTGCGGACCTAGTGACATGGGCATCGCTCGGCGCGCGCACGACGGAATCGCAAACGCACCGGCAGATGGCCAGCGGTCTTTCGATGCCGGTGGGCTTCAAGAACGGTACGGATGGAAACCTGCAGGTCGCGATCGACGCGATGGAAGCGGCGCGGCATCCGCACGCTTTTCTGGGCATCGATGCCGACGGGCAGACATGTATCGTCAACACGAAGGGTAACCCGGATGGGCAACTCATTCTGCGCGGCGGGCGTTCCGGTCCGAATTACAGCCCCGAACACATCGCCGAGGCGCGCGCAATGCTGGTGAAACGGAACCTCGAGCCGCACATCCTTGTGGATTGCAGCCATGCGAATTCGAACAAGGATTATCGAAACCAACCCGCTGTAATGCGTGATGTCGTGCAGCAGCGCATCGACGGAAACGGCGACATCCTCGGTCTCATGATCGAGAGCAACCTCAATGAGGGCAGCCAGCCGCTTGGCAGCGATCCGTCCGCGTTGAGATATGGCGTGTCCATTACCGATTCGTGCATCGGCTGGGAACAAACCGAAGCCCTTCTCGACGATGCCTGCGCAAACCTCGCCACCGCGGGCGGAGTCGCCGCGCTGAGCAAGTAG
- a CDS encoding nucleotidyltransferase domain-containing protein encodes MTREQLLQRVKDAVLAFDAHAKVVLYGSRARGNAEPDSDWDFLVLLSVPVDWRVKRELRWRLYELELEVGEVISTVIHNENDWNDPLRRAMPFHENVTREGIAI; translated from the coding sequence ATGACGCGCGAACAATTGCTGCAGCGTGTGAAGGACGCCGTGCTTGCCTTCGATGCGCATGCGAAGGTGGTCTTGTACGGCAGCCGCGCACGGGGCAATGCGGAGCCCGACTCGGATTGGGATTTCCTCGTTTTGTTGAGTGTTCCAGTGGACTGGCGGGTGAAGCGCGAGTTGCGGTGGCGCTTGTACGAACTTGAGCTAGAAGTGGGCGAAGTCATATCGACCGTGATCCATAACGAAAATGATTGGAACGACCCGCTTCGGCGCGCGATGCCGTTCCATGAGAACGTAACGCGGGAAGGCATCGCGATTTGA
- a CDS encoding twin-arginine translocase TatA/TatE family subunit — protein MTFGIGNITKKFYTEDTNILSTVENAMNVRRAMGALIGVFSGLVLAIVATGPWQILPDRTEPKLLYILAAVLVVFGGNRLPDLARSIWEAIYNNVHGDSGGFGPPGVPVESALCVPVPPKREAPDPPLPPL, from the coding sequence TTGACATTCGGAATTGGAAATATAACTAAGAAATTCTACACAGAAGACACCAATATCCTATCGACGGTGGAGAATGCGATGAACGTACGCAGAGCAATGGGCGCGTTGATTGGCGTCTTTTCCGGGCTGGTATTGGCAATCGTTGCAACTGGACCATGGCAAATATTGCCAGATCGGACGGAGCCGAAGTTACTCTACATACTTGCCGCAGTGCTCGTCGTTTTTGGCGGGAATCGATTACCCGATCTTGCGAGATCTATCTGGGAAGCGATTTATAATAACGTGCATGGCGATTCCGGCGGTTTTGGACCGCCAGGCGTGCCGGTTGAATCCGCGTTGTGTGTTCCGGTTCCGCCCAAGAGAGAAGCGCCGGACCCGCCGCTGCCGCCGTTGTAG
- the leuC gene encoding 3-isopropylmalate dehydratase large subunit → MPKNIYEKIWDAHLVLEEPGKDAILYIDRHYVHEVTSPQAFEGLRLAGRTVRRPELTFATMDHNIPTTDRSQPIRDEMSRLQVETLKNNCDEFSIACFDMKDRRNGIVHVIGPELGLTQPGFTIVCGDSHTSTHGAFGALAFGIGTSEVEHVLATQTLLQKKSKTMEVRVNGVLPNGITAKDVILAIIGKIGTAGGTGYVIEYTGDVIRSLSMEGRMTVCNMSIEGGARAGLISPDEKTFAYLKGREYLNGRPHEKLVEKWAQWASDPGCAYDTVIELHAKDIEPQVTWGTSPGMVAGVSGKTPVLHEINDANTRLSAEKALQYMGLDEGVPLTAVTINKMFFGSCTNGRLEDLRAAAKVVKGYKVAPSIDQALVVPGSHQVKEEAEKEGLDQVFKEAGFEWREAGCSMCLAMNDDRLNPGDRCASTSNRNFEGRQGKGGRTHLVSPAMAVAAAITGHFVDIRNWKYN, encoded by the coding sequence ATGCCGAAGAACATCTACGAAAAAATATGGGACGCACACCTGGTCTTGGAAGAGCCGGGGAAGGACGCGATTCTTTACATCGATCGGCATTACGTGCATGAGGTGACGTCGCCACAGGCGTTCGAGGGATTGCGGCTGGCGGGGCGCACGGTGCGGCGGCCGGAGCTGACCTTCGCGACGATGGATCACAACATCCCGACGACGGACCGCTCGCAGCCGATCCGCGACGAGATGTCGCGCTTGCAGGTTGAGACGTTGAAGAACAACTGCGACGAGTTCAGTATCGCGTGCTTCGACATGAAGGACCGGCGCAACGGGATTGTCCACGTGATTGGCCCGGAACTGGGTCTGACGCAGCCGGGGTTCACGATCGTGTGCGGCGATTCGCATACGTCCACGCACGGCGCGTTCGGCGCGCTTGCGTTCGGCATCGGCACAAGCGAGGTCGAGCACGTGCTCGCGACGCAGACGCTGCTGCAGAAGAAGTCGAAGACGATGGAAGTGCGTGTGAACGGTGTGCTGCCGAACGGCATAACGGCAAAAGACGTCATCCTCGCGATCATCGGCAAGATAGGCACGGCGGGCGGCACGGGCTACGTGATCGAATACACCGGCGACGTGATTCGCTCGTTGAGCATGGAAGGCCGGATGACGGTGTGCAACATGTCAATCGAAGGCGGCGCGCGCGCCGGGCTTATTTCGCCGGACGAGAAAACGTTCGCGTACCTGAAAGGGCGCGAGTACTTGAATGGCCGGCCGCATGAAAAGCTGGTCGAGAAATGGGCGCAATGGGCGTCCGATCCCGGATGCGCATACGACACAGTCATCGAACTGCACGCCAAAGACATCGAGCCGCAGGTCACGTGGGGCACATCGCCGGGTATGGTCGCGGGTGTGTCCGGCAAGACGCCGGTGTTGCACGAGATTAACGACGCGAACACGCGCCTGTCCGCTGAGAAGGCCCTTCAATACATGGGCCTCGATGAAGGCGTGCCGCTGACGGCGGTGACGATTAACAAGATGTTTTTCGGTTCGTGCACGAACGGGCGCTTGGAGGATCTGCGCGCGGCGGCGAAGGTGGTGAAGGGCTACAAGGTCGCGCCCAGCATCGATCAGGCGCTGGTCGTGCCCGGTTCGCATCAGGTGAAGGAAGAGGCAGAGAAGGAAGGCCTCGACCAGGTGTTCAAGGAAGCGGGATTCGAGTGGCGCGAGGCAGGCTGTTCGATGTGCCTCGCGATGAACGACGACCGATTGAACCCCGGCGACCGTTGCGCGTCTACGTCGAACCGCAACTTCGAAGGTAGACAGGGCAAGGGCGGGCGCACGCATCTGGTCAGTCCCGCCATGGCCGTCGCGGCGGCGATCACAGGGCATTTTGTTGACATTCGGAATTGGAAATATAACTAA
- a CDS encoding helix-hairpin-helix domain-containing protein, whose translation MLNRVFTSREQILLIGCASAICVGGIAYYIAQREAPAPVEIREIQIPVPQEKREEPVEQPVLSAVEAREPEKANPVRRISVSVTGAVTTPGVYEFDETERVEDAIEAAGGATGYGDLSDINKAAELIDGSALVIPVAGREGVEDGKRLVIRTGQSAAALNPAEYTISGWRSAARSRSSGSVAPSGTSQQTGTASTAGSELIDVNSASAEELETLPGVGPKLADAIIQYRKKQPFQTVDDLNNVPGIGDKRLADMRALVRVGP comes from the coding sequence ATGCTCAATCGGGTATTTACGTCGCGGGAACAGATTCTATTGATCGGTTGCGCCTCGGCGATTTGCGTTGGCGGCATTGCGTATTACATCGCCCAACGTGAGGCGCCTGCGCCCGTCGAGATACGCGAAATCCAGATTCCGGTGCCGCAGGAGAAGCGGGAAGAACCGGTCGAGCAGCCGGTCCTGTCCGCCGTGGAAGCGCGTGAGCCGGAGAAGGCCAATCCCGTCCGAAGAATCAGTGTTTCAGTAACGGGCGCGGTGACGACGCCGGGGGTTTACGAATTCGACGAGACTGAACGCGTCGAGGACGCGATCGAGGCGGCAGGCGGCGCGACGGGCTACGGCGATTTAAGCGACATCAACAAGGCAGCAGAGTTGATCGACGGTTCCGCGCTGGTGATACCGGTCGCCGGCAGGGAAGGCGTGGAGGATGGCAAACGATTGGTGATTCGGACAGGGCAGAGCGCGGCTGCACTGAACCCCGCCGAGTACACGATCTCGGGTTGGCGTAGCGCGGCGCGTTCGCGGTCAAGCGGGTCCGTGGCCCCGTCCGGTACGAGTCAGCAGACGGGCACGGCGTCCACGGCCGGTTCGGAACTGATCGACGTTAATTCGGCGAGCGCAGAAGAACTGGAGACGTTGCCCGGGGTTGGGCCGAAGCTGGCCGACGCAATCATTCAGTACCGCAAGAAGCAGCCGTTCCAAACTGTCGACGATCTCAACAATGTTCCCGGCATCGGCGATAAGCGGTTGGCCGACATGCGGGCGCTTGTGCGTGTGGGGCCATAA
- a CDS encoding HEPN domain-containing protein codes for MTAEKKAIIEYRLERAHATLDEARVLVENKSWAGCLNRTYYACFYAVNALLLAHGLSSAKHSGVRSLFNRDFVNTGIVPRECGALYNHLSANRMDSDYEDLIVVD; via the coding sequence TTGACTGCCGAGAAGAAGGCCATTATCGAGTACCGGCTTGAGCGTGCACACGCGACGCTCGACGAAGCGCGTGTGCTCGTGGAGAACAAGAGTTGGGCAGGTTGTTTGAACCGTACTTACTATGCGTGCTTCTACGCGGTGAATGCTTTGCTGTTAGCGCACGGGCTTTCGTCCGCGAAGCACTCCGGCGTTCGCTCTTTGTTCAACAGAGATTTTGTCAATACGGGCATAGTGCCGAGAGAATGTGGCGCGCTTTACAACCATCTTTCTGCAAATCGTATGGATAGCGACTACGAAGATTTAATTGTGGTCGATTAA
- a CDS encoding nucleotidyltransferase — translation MAFRDYEEFIASLNANGVRYLIVGAHALAKHVRPRATEDLDIWIDRTEPNARKVLAALRQFYKGVDVSYPVEKFMDPENILRLGFRPRCIEVFTDLVSQLTFRQAWRNRVVGKLDSVNANFVGLEDLIQLKTDSGRPQDLVDVEKLNRALREVKKSEKRK, via the coding sequence ATGGCATTCCGCGACTACGAAGAGTTCATCGCATCGTTAAACGCAAACGGCGTTCGGTATCTCATCGTGGGAGCGCACGCGCTGGCAAAGCACGTTCGTCCACGCGCAACAGAAGACCTTGATATTTGGATTGACCGCACCGAACCGAATGCACGAAAAGTTTTGGCGGCGCTGAGGCAATTCTACAAAGGAGTGGACGTATCGTATCCGGTTGAGAAGTTCATGGATCCGGAGAATATCCTGCGTTTAGGCTTCCGGCCGCGTTGTATCGAAGTATTCACCGATCTCGTAAGCCAATTGACGTTTAGACAAGCTTGGCGCAACCGAGTCGTCGGAAAACTAGATTCCGTGAACGCCAATTTCGTTGGACTTGAAGATTTGATTCAGTTGAAGACGGACAGCGGAAGGCCCCAGGACCTGGTGGACGTAGAGAAGCTTAATCGAGCACTTCGGGAAGTAAAGAAGAGCGAGAAAAGGAAATGA
- a CDS encoding VOC family protein, with protein sequence MEADGIAFYCGILGLPQIEKPDALKPRGGFWLRVGDRQVHVGTENGVDRRATKAHVAYRVSNLDYWREYLPKHGVTVEEQVPIPGCRRFEFRDPFGNRVELMQPEGACSTP encoded by the coding sequence ATGGAGGCGGATGGCATCGCGTTCTATTGCGGTATCCTGGGTTTGCCGCAAATTGAAAAGCCCGACGCGTTGAAGCCACGCGGCGGCTTCTGGCTCCGGGTTGGCGACCGGCAAGTTCACGTGGGGACAGAAAACGGCGTCGACCGTAGGGCGACCAAGGCGCACGTCGCCTATCGCGTCAGCAATCTGGATTACTGGCGAGAATACCTACCGAAGCACGGCGTCACGGTCGAGGAACAGGTTCCGATTCCCGGATGCAGGCGCTTCGAGTTTCGCGATCCGTTCGGGAACCGCGTTGAACTCATGCAACCCGAAGGTGCGTGTTCCACCCCATAG
- a CDS encoding diguanylate cyclase, with product MAAFEIALATAQKANAPLAMSLFDIDLFGKLNEGQGRDGGDAVIDWMGQALADSMGERAEIVRYGGDAFAAILPGVEKEEAFLLSETARRALEGERIVYSRDQAVKFSLTVSAGVASFPDDGAACVDIVRKASEALYRAKAGGRNKVCLAREERMVTKTSHFTQGQLAGLSRLAKRMGVGEAVLLREALDDVLRKYNA from the coding sequence GTGGCCGCGTTTGAGATTGCTCTCGCGACTGCCCAAAAAGCCAATGCGCCGCTGGCAATGTCGCTTTTCGATATCGACCTCTTTGGCAAGTTAAATGAGGGCCAAGGACGCGATGGTGGGGACGCGGTCATAGACTGGATGGGACAGGCATTGGCGGACTCGATGGGCGAACGCGCGGAAATCGTTCGTTATGGGGGAGACGCCTTTGCGGCCATTCTCCCGGGTGTCGAAAAAGAGGAAGCCTTTCTACTGTCCGAGACGGCGCGTCGCGCACTGGAAGGCGAACGGATTGTTTACTCCCGCGATCAAGCGGTAAAATTCTCGCTTACCGTGAGTGCGGGTGTGGCGTCCTTTCCCGACGACGGCGCGGCGTGCGTGGATATCGTCCGAAAGGCAAGCGAGGCCCTTTACCGCGCGAAGGCGGGCGGGCGCAACAAGGTCTGTCTGGCGCGCGAAGAGCGCATGGTGACGAAGACAAGCCATTTCACCCAGGGCCAGTTGGCGGGCCTCTCGCGGCTCGCGAAACGGATGGGCGTCGGTGAGGCGGTCCTGCTGCGGGAAGCGCTCGATGACGTGCTGCGGAAGTACAACGCGTAA
- the leuD gene encoding 3-isopropylmalate dehydratase small subunit: MQSLVKLTGIVAPLEALNVDTDQIIPKQFLKRIGRTGFDDALFFDWRFNADGSLNPGFEMNAPRYKGASILLAKDNFGCGSSREHAPWALLDYGIRCILAPSFADIFYNNCFNNGMLPIRLPEATIEQLFKDVRATEGYQLTIDLPNNRIVTPDGATIAFELDAFKKECLLNGWDTVGLTLRHEDKIAAYEKEHAIA; this comes from the coding sequence ATGCAGTCGCTTGTGAAATTAACCGGAATTGTCGCGCCGCTGGAGGCGCTGAACGTGGATACGGACCAGATCATTCCGAAGCAGTTTTTGAAGCGCATCGGACGGACGGGGTTTGACGACGCGCTGTTTTTCGATTGGCGGTTCAATGCGGACGGTTCATTGAATCCCGGCTTCGAGATGAACGCGCCGCGGTACAAGGGCGCGAGCATCTTGCTGGCGAAAGACAACTTCGGGTGCGGGTCGTCGCGCGAGCACGCGCCATGGGCGCTGCTCGACTATGGTATCCGTTGCATCCTGGCGCCGTCGTTCGCGGACATCTTCTACAACAATTGTTTCAACAACGGCATGCTGCCAATCCGGTTGCCGGAAGCGACGATCGAGCAGTTGTTCAAGGACGTGCGCGCCACGGAGGGATACCAACTCACGATCGATCTACCTAACAATAGGATCGTGACGCCGGACGGGGCGACGATTGCGTTTGAACTCGACGCGTTCAAGAAGGAATGCCTGTTGAACGGATGGGACACCGTCGGCCTCACGCTGCGCCACGAAGACAAAATCGCGGCGTATGAGAAGGAGCACGCGATCGCGTGA